Within Raineyella sp. W15-4, the genomic segment CGACGACCATCTGGCCCGGATGTGCGCCGACGTGCTGGTCTCGGCGGCGGCCTCGGCCAACCTGGTGGTGCTACGGACGCCGCCCGGGGCGGCGCAGTACCTTGCTTCCGTGCTGGACCGTGCGGCCTGGCCGGAGATCCTCGGCACCATCGCCGGCGACGACACCGTCGCCGTGATCACCCGTGACCCCGTCGGCGGTGCTGACATCGCCGCCCGCCTGCTCTCCCTGGGAGGAAACCCATGACCCAGCCCACCGGCGCCGCCTCCGGCGCCGTACCGTCCGGCGCGGCCGCCGCCGTGGCCGGTGACGCCGCCCCGTCCGCCGGCCCGGCCCACGCCGGAGAGGGGATGCTGTGGGGCGGCCGGTTCAGCGGCGGCCCGGCCGAGGCGATGTTCGCACTGAGCAAGTCCACCCAGTTCGACTGGCGGCTCGCCCACTACGACATCGCCGGGTCGAAGGCCCATGCCAACGCCCTGCACCGCGCCGGGCTGCTCACCGATGCCGAACACACCGCCATGCTCGCCGGCCTCGACGAGTTGGACCGGCGGGTGACCACCGGCGAGTTCGGTCCCGCGCCCACCGACGAGGACGTCCACGGCGCCCTCGAGCGCGGCCTGATGGACATCCTCGGGCCGGAGCTCGGCGGCCGGCTGCGCGCCGGACGGTCCCGCAATGACCAGATCGCCACCCTGATCCGCGCCTACCTGCGCGACGAGATCCGGGTGGTCGCCGAGGAACTGCTCGGCGTGATCGAGGCGCTGCGTTCCCAGGCCACCCGCTACCTCGGGGTCGCGATGCCGGGGCGTACGCACATGCAGCACGCCCAGCCGATCCTGCTGTCCCACGAGCTGCTGGCCCACGCCTGGCCGCTGGTGCGTGACATCGACCGGCTGCGTGACCTGGACAAGCGGCTCGCCGTCAGCCCGTACGGCTCCTCCGCCCTGGCCGGCACCTCGCTCGGCCTGGACCCGGAGGCGGTCGCCGCCGACCTGGGCTTCTCCTCCTCGGTGGCCAACTCCATCGACGGCACCGCGGCGCGTGACCAGGTCGCCGAATGCGCGTACGTCCTGGCCCAGGTCGGCGTCGACCTGTCCCGGCTCAGCGAGGACGTGATCACCTGGTGCACGGTGGAGTTCGGCTTCGCGACGCTGGACGACGCCTGGTCCACCGGCTCGAGCATCATGCCGCAGAAGAAGAACCCCGATGTCGCCGAACTGGCCCGCGGCAAGGCCGGCCGGCTGATCGGCAACCTCGCCGGCCTGCTGGCCACCCTCAAGGGGCTGCCGCTGGCCTACGACCGGGACCTGCAGGAGGACAAGGAGCCGATCTTCGACTCTCTCGACCAGCTCCGGGTGCTGGTGCCGGCGATGGCCGGCATGGTCGGCACCCTCACCTTCCACCCGGAACGTACGGAGGAGCTCGCCCCCCGCGGGTTCTCCCTGGCGACCGACGTCGCGGACTGGCTGGTGCGCCAGCGTGTCCCCTTCGCCCAGGCGCACGAGATCGCCGGGGCGGCCGTACGGTACTGCGAGCAGGCCGGCATCGACCTGCCGGACCTGGCCCCGGAGGACCTGCCGCAGATCGCGCCGGAGCTCGGTGAAGGGGTGCTGGAGATGCTGAACGTCGAGGGGGCGATCGGCTCCCGCTCGGCGCGGGGCGGCACGGCGGAGTCGGCCGTCCGGACCCAGCTGGACGAGCTGGCGAGCGAGATGGCGTCGGCCCGGGGGTTCCTGGCTCGATAGGGTGATCCCTGTGAACAACGTTCTGGATCAGCTGAAGTGGCGGGGCCTGGTGGCCCAGACGACCGAGGAGGAGGCCCTGCGGGACCACCTCGAGGCCGGGCCCGTCAACTTCTATGTCGGCTTCGATCCGAGCGCGCCCTCGATCCACATCGGCAACCTCGTCCAGATCATCCTGGCCAAGCGACTGCAGGAGGCCGGCCACAACCCGTTCCTCCTCGTCGGCGGCGCCACCGGCATGATCGGTGACCCCCGGCAGGTGGGGGAGCGGGTGATGAACCCGGAGGAGACCGTACGGGAGTGGACCGAGAAGATCCGCGCCCAGGTCAGCCGGTTCCTGGACTTCGACGGCCCGCATGCGGCGAGGGTGGTGAACAACTACGACTGGACCTCGACGATGAACGTTATCGAGTTCCTCCGCGACATCGGCAAGCACTTCCCGGTCAACCGGATGCTGGCTCGCGAGGTGGTCCGGTCGCGGCTGGACTCGGGGATCTCCTACACGGAGTTCTCCTACGTCCTGCTCCAGTCGATGGACTACCGGCACCTGCACCGCGAGTACGGGATCACGCTGCAGACCGGCGGGAACGACCAGTGGGGCAACCTCACCGCCGGGGTGGAGTTGATCCGTCGCTCGGACGGGGCGCACGTGCACGCCATGTCGACGCCGCTGATCACCAAGGCCGACGGCTCGAAGTTCGGCAAGTCCGAGGGCGGCGCGATCTGGCTCGACGCCGACATGCTCAGCCCCTACTCGTTCCACCAGTTCTTCCTGAACGCGGAGGACGAGAAGGTCATCGACTACGTCAAGGTGTTCACCGCCCGCAGCCCGGAGGAGATCGCCGAGCTGGAGGAGAGTCTCCACCAGGAGCCCTGGAAGCGGGCCGCGCAGCACGCCCTCGCCGACGATGTCACGACGTTGGTGCACGGTGCGGACGAGACCCGCAAGGCGAGAGCCGCGGCGGAGGCCGTGTTCGGACGCTCGGATCTCACCGACCTGGATGCCCGGACCCTGAAGGCCGTCCTCAGTGATATCTCCTTGACGCCGCTGCCCACCGGGGCGGACCTGCCCACTGTTGTCGACATCCTGGAGACCGCCGGCGTGGTCGGCTCGAAGTCTGCGGCCCGGCGCGCGATCAACGAGGGCGGTGCCTACATCAACAACGTCAAGGTGACTGACGCCGAGGCTCGGCTCACCGCTGCCGATCTGTTGCACGGGACGTACGTCGTCGCCCGCCGCGGTAAGAAGACCATCGGCGGTGTGGCGGTCGAGCGCGGCTGAGCCACGATCCTCCCGGCCGGCGGTGGGTGACCCATGTCACTCACCGCCGGTTTGACGATCCCGTCCCGGACGGGTAGTGTTCATCGAGCCCTGTTGGGAACGGGCCCTCGCAAGAGGGTTTGTCACCGGGGCCTTCACCTTCCACTCTGATCCTTGGGTCAGGGTGGGGTCTGCTCATCTGAGCCCGAGCGGTCTGCCGCCGGAGCCCGGGGAGCAGCCGGGGATGTCAGTCGGATTTGACTCCGGCGGACCTCCTCTCTATGGTGGGGGAGTTGCTTTTCGCAGGGAATGCTCGAGAGGGCCTTTCCGGATAACCAACTCTTGTATTTCGGATTCCGCCGGTCAACCCTTTTCGGGCTGGCAGGAATGGGTATTCGGAATACCGGTGAGGGAATCACCGGATTTGACTCCGGATGATGAAATCACTAAAGTGGTTCGAGTCGCCGGAACGGGGAATCGGGATGGTGATCCTGATGGCCAGGGATGGTGGTTGGGGCTTGGTGGTCTGAGGGAGTCGGGTTTGACTTCGTGAGGATTGCTGGGTAGGGTTGGTCTGGTCGCCCCGGGCGGCTCCGGATTGTTCCGGGGTGGTTTGGTGTGTGTCCGATGTTTGAGAACTCAACAGTGTGCTTTGTTTAGTCAATGCCAAATGACATCACTTTTGGTGGTGTTTGACATCACGAATGTTTGTTTGTGTTGTCCCCGGCTGGCTCTCTTCGGGGGGTTGGTCGGAATTTCTTTGAGATGTTGATGGACCAGTTTATGTCTGGTATGTCGGGTCTCTCTCTGTGTGACGCTTTTCGCCCTGCTTTGGTGGGGTGTGGCGATATTTTTTCGATGGAGAGTTTGATCCTGGCTCAGGACGAACGCTGGCGGCGTGCTTAACACATGCAAGTCGAACGGTAAGGCCCTTCGGGGTACACGAGTGGCGAACGGGTGAGTAACACGTGAGTGACCTGCCCCTCACTTCGGGATAACTTCCAGAAATGGTGGCTAATACCGGATATGACTCCTGCCTGCATGGGTGGGGGTGGAAAGTTTTTGCGGTGGGGGATGGACTCGCGGCCTATCAGCTTGTTGGTGAGGTAGTGGCTCACCAAGGCGTCGACGGGTAGCCGGCCTGAGAGGGTGACCGGCCACATTGGGACTGAGATACGGCCCAGACTCCTACGGGAGGCAGCAGTGGGGAATATTGCGCAATGGGCGGAAGCCTGACGCAGCAACGCCGCGTGCGGGATGACGGCCTTCGGGTTGTAAACCGCTTTCACTCATGACGAAGCTTTTGTGACGGTAGTGGGAGAAGAAGCACCGGCCAACTACGTGCCAGCAGCCGCGGTGATACGTAGGGTGCGAGCGTTGTCCGGAATTATTGGGCGTAAAGAGCTTGTAGGCGGTTTGTCGCGTCGAAAGTGAAAACTCGGGCCTTAATCCTGAGCTTGCTTTCGATACGGGCTGACTAGAGGAAGGTAGGGGAGAATGGAATTCCTGGTGGAGCGGTGGAATGCGCAGATATCAGGAGGAACACCAGTGGCGAAGGCGGTTCTCTGGACCTTTCCTGACGCTGAGAAGCGAAAGCGTGGGGAGCAAACAGGCTTAGATACCCTGGTAGTCCACGCCGTAAACGGTGGGCACTAGGTGTGGGTCACATTCCACGTGATCCGTGCCGTAGCTAACGCATTAAGTGCCCCGCCTGGGGAGTACGGCCGCAAGGCTAAAACTCAAAGGAATTGACGGGGGCCCGCACAAGCGGCGGAGCATGCGGATTAATTCGATGCAACGCGAAGAACCTTACCTGGGTTTGACATCTGCCGGATGGTCGCAGAGATGTGGCTTCCCTTTGGGCCGGTTGACAGGTGGTGCATGGCTGTCGTCAGCTCGTGTCGTGAGATGTTGGGTTAAGTCCCGCAACGAGCGCAACCCTTGTCCTATGTTGCCAGCAATTCGGTTGGGGACTCATAGGAGACTGCCGGGGTCAACTCGGAGGAAGGTGGGGATGACGTCAAGTCATCATGCCCCTTATGTCCAGGGCTTCACGCATGCTACAATGGCCGGTACAAAGAGCTGCGAGCCTGTGAGGGTGAGCGAATCTCAAAAAGCCGGTCTCAGTTCGGATTGGGGTCTGCAACTCGACCCCATGAAGTCGGAGTCGCTAGTAATCGCAGATCAGCAACGCTGCGGTGAATACGTTCCCGGGCCTTGTACACACCGCCCGTCAAGTCATGAAAGTCGGCAACACCCGAAGCCGGCGGCCCAACCCTGTGTGGGAGGGAGTCGTCGAAGGTGGGGCTGGTAATTAGGACTAAGTCGTAACAAGGTAGCCGTACCGGAAGGTGCGGCTGGATCACCTCCTTTCTAAGGAGCCCATGACAACGCAGCATGCTCGGTCGTCCCGTGTGCGGGGCGGTGCGGGGGTGGCTGTGGTTGCCGGTCGGATCGGTCGCCGTGGTGGTGGCCGGCGGTGCCGGTGGGTTTTCTGGGTGGAACATTGACTGCTCCTGTCATTGTGCAGGGGTCACCGGGTTTTCTGGTGGGTGGGGCGCACTGTTGGGTCCTGAGACCTCGGCCACGGGTTGCTTTCGGGCGGCTGGTTGCTTTCGGGTAGCTGGTTGCTTTCGGGTAGCGTGGCGGGTTTCTGGTGCCGGGATCGCAGCTGATCAGGGATGGTTGGTTGTGGTGGTGGTTGTGTTTTGAGAACT encodes:
- the argH gene encoding argininosuccinate lyase — protein: MLWGGRFSGGPAEAMFALSKSTQFDWRLAHYDIAGSKAHANALHRAGLLTDAEHTAMLAGLDELDRRVTTGEFGPAPTDEDVHGALERGLMDILGPELGGRLRAGRSRNDQIATLIRAYLRDEIRVVAEELLGVIEALRSQATRYLGVAMPGRTHMQHAQPILLSHELLAHAWPLVRDIDRLRDLDKRLAVSPYGSSALAGTSLGLDPEAVAADLGFSSSVANSIDGTAARDQVAECAYVLAQVGVDLSRLSEDVITWCTVEFGFATLDDAWSTGSSIMPQKKNPDVAELARGKAGRLIGNLAGLLATLKGLPLAYDRDLQEDKEPIFDSLDQLRVLVPAMAGMVGTLTFHPERTEELAPRGFSLATDVADWLVRQRVPFAQAHEIAGAAVRYCEQAGIDLPDLAPEDLPQIAPELGEGVLEMLNVEGAIGSRSARGGTAESAVRTQLDELASEMASARGFLAR
- the tyrS gene encoding tyrosine--tRNA ligase, translated to MNNVLDQLKWRGLVAQTTEEEALRDHLEAGPVNFYVGFDPSAPSIHIGNLVQIILAKRLQEAGHNPFLLVGGATGMIGDPRQVGERVMNPEETVREWTEKIRAQVSRFLDFDGPHAARVVNNYDWTSTMNVIEFLRDIGKHFPVNRMLAREVVRSRLDSGISYTEFSYVLLQSMDYRHLHREYGITLQTGGNDQWGNLTAGVELIRRSDGAHVHAMSTPLITKADGSKFGKSEGGAIWLDADMLSPYSFHQFFLNAEDEKVIDYVKVFTARSPEEIAELEESLHQEPWKRAAQHALADDVTTLVHGADETRKARAAAEAVFGRSDLTDLDARTLKAVLSDISLTPLPTGADLPTVVDILETAGVVGSKSAARRAINEGGAYINNVKVTDAEARLTAADLLHGTYVVARRGKKTIGGVAVERG